A window of the Hordeum vulgare subsp. vulgare chromosome 5H, MorexV3_pseudomolecules_assembly, whole genome shotgun sequence genome harbors these coding sequences:
- the LOC123395316 gene encoding syntaxin-71-like → MSMIDVLTRVDAICKKYERYDADKHRNDAADPFSRLYADMDAVIDEAIEKSERAARETNRAAAVTLNAGVRRTKVQLAEDVVKLQKLVGKKMKGVSREEMALRPDLVSALQQRIQSIPDGGGAADQNGAGNARPGLKFDSSAETLDEGYFQTSEESEAFRKEYEMRRIKQDEGLDFISEGLDTLKNLAEDMGEELDRQVPLMDEIDRKVDKANTELRKTNVRLKETVNQFRSTTNFTVDIILICIILGIGAYLYNVLAK, encoded by the exons ATGAGCATGATCGACGTGCTGACCCGGGTGGACGCCATCTGCAAGAAGTACGAGAGGTACGACGCCGACAAGCACCGGAACGACGCCGCCGACCCCTTCTCGCGGCTCTACGCCGACATGGACGCGGTGATCGACGAAGCCATCGAG AAGTCGGAGCGGGCCGCGAGGGAGACGaaccgggcggcggcggtgacccTCAACGCCGGCGTGCGGCGCACGAAGGTGCAGCTCGCGGAGGATGTGGTCAAGCTCCAGAAGCTAGTCGGCAAGAAG ATGAAAGGGGTTTCGCGGGAGGAGATGGCGCTGCGACCCGATCTGGTATCGGCATTGCAACAGAGGATCCAATCGATCCCCGACGGTGGCGGCGCGGCCGATCAGAACGGCGCCGGGAACGCTCGGCCGGGGCTCAAGTTCGACTCTTCag CTGAAACTTTGGACGAGGGCTACTTCCAGACCAGCGAGGAATCAGAGGCTTTCAGAAAGGAGTACGAGATGCGCCGGATCAAACAG GATGAAGGGCTGGACTTCATTTCTGAAGGCCTGGACACGCTGAAAAACCTGGCAGAGGACATGGGTGAG GAACTGGACAGGCAGGTTCCTCTGATGGACGAAATTGACAGAAAG GTCGACAAGGCTAACACAGAGCTAAGGAAGACCAATGTCAGGCTTAAAGAGACAGTCAACCAG TTTCGATCGACCACCAACTTCACAGTAGATATCATACTGATCTGCATCATTCTTGGCATCGGTGCTTACCTCTACAA CGTGCTCGCCAAGTGA
- the LOC123395315 gene encoding probable protein arginine N-methyltransferase 1, giving the protein MDRRKGSGSRDANGGLAEATASRLRFEDADEAAGEVGMEVEESTPAAAAAEEEVIGNDKTSADYYFDSYSHFGIHEEMLKDVVRTRSYQNVITQNNFLFKDKIVLDVGAGTGILSLFCAKAGAKHVYAIECSQMADMAKEIVKTNGFSEVITVIKGKVEEIELPVPKVDVIISEWMGYFLLFENMLDTVLFARDKWLADDGVVLPDKASLHLTAIEDAEYKEDKIEFWNNVYGFDMSCIKKQAMMEPLVDTVDQNQIVTNCQLLKTMDISKMSSGDASFTVPFKLVAERNDFIHALVAYFNVSFTKCHKLMGFSTGPRSKSTHWKQTVLYLEDVVTICEGETLSGSMTVANNKKNPRDIDITLKYAINGNRCKVSRTQHYKMR; this is encoded by the exons ATGGATCGGCGCAAGGGCAGCGGCAGCCGCGACGCCAACGGCGGCCTCGCGGAGGCGACGGCTTCCAGGCTCAGGttcgaggacgccgacgaggcggCGGGGGAGGTGGGGATGGAGGTGGAGGAgagcacccccgccgccgccgccgcggaggaggaggtcaTCGGCAACGACAAGACCAGCGCCGACTACTACTTCGACTCCTACTCCCACTTCG GTATTCATGAA gaaatGCTAAAAGATGTTGTTCGGACAAGGTCATATCAAAATGTCATCACCCAGAATAACTTTCTTTTCAAGGACAAAATAGTCCTTGATGTTGGCGCTGGAACCGGTATCCTATCACTTTTTTGTGCGAAGGCAGGAGCTAAGCATGTCTATGCG ATTGAATGCTCCCAGATGGCAGACATGGCAAAGGAAATTGTGAAGACAAATGGATTTTCTGAAG TCATTACGGTAATTAAAGGGAAAGTTGAAGAAATTGAGCTTCCCGTCCCGAAAGTAGATGTCATAATCTCTGAATGGATGGGTTATTTCCTCCTGTTTGAGAATATGCTGGACACTGTTCTTTTTGCACGTGATAAATGGCTG GCTGACGATGGAGTTGTCCTGCCAGACAAAGCCTCTTTACATCTTACTGCAATAGAAGATGCAGAATATAAGGAGGACAAAATTGAAT TTTGGAATAATGTGTATGGCTTTGATATGAGCTGTATTAAGAAACAGGCAATGATGGAGCCACTTGTAGATACTGTGGATCAAAATCAGATCGTCACTAACTGTCAGTTACTAAAG ACTATGGATATTTCCAAGATGTCATCTGGGGATGCGTCATTTACTGTGCCGTTCAAATTGGTAGCAGAGCGTAACGACTTCATCCATGCTCTTGTTGCTTATTTCAACGTGTCATTCACCAAATGCCATAAGCTGATGGGCTTCTCGACAG GGCCCAGATCAAAATCCACTCACTGGAAGCAGACTGTTCTGTATCTCGAGGATGTAGTAACCATCTGCGAGGGGGAGACTCTGTCGGGCAGCATGACAGTtgcgaacaacaagaagaaccctCGAGACATCGACATTACGCTGAAATACGCCATAAATGGCAATAGGTGCAAGGTGTCTAGAACACAACACTACAAGATGCGATGA